Proteins co-encoded in one Desulfallas thermosapovorans DSM 6562 genomic window:
- the recA gene encoding recombinase RecA, with product MTDKQKALENALQHIEKQFGKGSIMKLGESAARLNVEVIPTGSISLDMALGVGGVPRGRVVEIFGPESSGKTTVALHIIAQAQKAGGLAAFIDAEHALDAVYASKIGVDIENLYVSQPDTGEQALEIAEQLVRSGAMDLVVIDSVAALVPRAEIEGEMGDAHVGLQARLMSQALRKLTGVISKSRCTAIFINQLREKVGVMFGNPETTPGGRALKFYASVRLDVRKIDNLKQGTDVIGNRTKVKVVKNKVAPPFKQAEFDIMYGTGISREGCILDVAVDMGIVNKSGAWYSYGEERLGQGRENVKELLKERLELAEELETAVRQKAGLPVLSGQLQTATEGATKVD from the coding sequence TTGACTGATAAACAAAAAGCGTTGGAGAATGCTCTTCAACATATCGAAAAACAATTTGGCAAGGGCTCCATTATGAAATTAGGTGAAAGCGCGGCCAGGTTAAATGTGGAGGTTATTCCCACTGGTTCCATATCCCTGGATATGGCCCTGGGGGTGGGCGGGGTGCCCCGGGGCAGGGTGGTGGAAATATTCGGGCCCGAGTCATCAGGTAAAACTACCGTGGCATTACATATCATTGCCCAGGCTCAAAAGGCCGGGGGACTGGCAGCTTTTATTGACGCTGAGCATGCCCTGGATGCCGTTTACGCAAGTAAAATAGGCGTTGATATTGAAAATCTTTACGTATCGCAGCCTGACACCGGGGAACAGGCGCTGGAGATAGCCGAGCAATTGGTGCGCAGCGGTGCCATGGACCTGGTGGTTATCGACAGCGTGGCTGCGCTGGTTCCCAGAGCCGAAATTGAGGGGGAAATGGGTGACGCTCATGTGGGATTGCAGGCACGGTTAATGTCCCAGGCGTTACGTAAATTAACCGGTGTAATTAGCAAATCCCGTTGTACGGCTATATTTATCAACCAGTTACGGGAAAAGGTAGGGGTGATGTTTGGCAACCCGGAAACAACCCCCGGTGGGCGGGCACTAAAGTTTTATGCCTCTGTGCGCCTGGACGTGCGTAAAATTGATAATTTGAAACAAGGGACCGATGTTATCGGTAACCGGACCAAGGTGAAGGTGGTTAAAAATAAAGTGGCACCTCCTTTTAAACAGGCCGAGTTTGACATTATGTACGGTACCGGCATTTCCCGGGAGGGTTGTATACTTGATGTGGCGGTGGATATGGGGATCGTTAATAAAAGTGGAGCCTGGTATTCCTATGGAGAGGAGCGGTTGGGCCAGGGCAGGGAAAATGTTAAGGAATTGCTGAAGGAACGGTTGGAATTGGCGGAAGAGTTGGA
- a CDS encoding CinA family protein: MSKENILPGNGNDMLLIKTIGSVLVDRGMTVSLAESCTGGLVMKCLSDVPGSSRYLAGGVVAYSNDLKTNMLGVPREIIQRHGAVSEQTARLMAEGVKNATGTSLGIGITGIAGPGGGTPEKPRGLVYIALAATGQTVCQRCVFSGDRNNVRDQAAKTALYMLWQYVSGLS; the protein is encoded by the coding sequence TTGTCCAAGGAAAATATATTGCCCGGTAATGGTAATGACATGTTATTAATTAAAACAATCGGATCAGTGCTGGTTGATCGAGGTATGACAGTGTCCCTGGCTGAATCATGCACCGGAGGATTGGTTATGAAATGCTTATCGGATGTCCCCGGAAGTTCTCGCTATTTGGCCGGTGGAGTGGTGGCCTACAGTAACGATTTAAAAACTAATATGCTGGGGGTGCCCCGGGAGATAATTCAGCGGCACGGGGCGGTTAGCGAGCAAACCGCTCGCTTGATGGCCGAAGGTGTGAAAAATGCCACCGGTACCTCTCTGGGCATTGGTATAACAGGTATTGCCGGGCCCGGAGGTGGCACACCGGAAAAGCCGAGGGGTTTAGTTTATATTGCCCTGGCCGCTACAGGTCAAACAGTTTGCCAAAGATGTGTTTTCTCCGGAGACCGGAATAACGTGCGTGATCAGGCGGCAAAAACAGCACTATATATGCTCTGGCAATATGTGTCGGGCTTATCCTGA
- a CDS encoding AAA family ATPase — protein MLKEIGLGIGLAMVVFMAISGYDVTPVLFLGVVAGALYYIARSRGIHATFNTAPLMRRPEISFDDIGGQNSAIKELKEALDFIKNQEQIIKLGIRPIKGILLTGPPGTGKTLLAKAAAGYTDSVFIACSGSEFIEMYAGVGAQRVRQLFQSARDTGQKQKKDSALIFIDEIDILGGKRGQNTSHHEYDQTLNQLLVEMDGLKVNDKVRILVVAATNRVDMLDPALLRPGRFDRQVKVDLPDKQGRLEILKLHCRNKPLANDIDLEKIAQETFGFSGAHLESLANEGAILAMREGCVEIEHRHLHEAIDKVMMGEKLERCPSRHELERVAVHEVGHAIISEQNRPGSVSTLTITPRGQALGYMRQVPEDDTYLHTRDYLEGQIRVLLAGSVAEEIVLGNRSTGAANDFEQAVNTAAQIIRSGMSELGVVDPDILPPDLRYRVVSGIIREQEKKVKEFLYRMRGAIKQIVNVLLVEEKISGEQFRIMMKGNKH, from the coding sequence GTGCTTAAAGAAATAGGCTTAGGAATTGGTTTGGCCATGGTCGTTTTTATGGCTATTTCCGGTTATGACGTGACTCCTGTGTTATTTTTGGGGGTGGTTGCCGGGGCGCTTTATTATATTGCCCGTTCCCGTGGCATACATGCCACATTTAATACCGCGCCGCTCATGCGCCGGCCGGAAATCAGCTTTGACGATATCGGCGGGCAGAATTCCGCCATCAAAGAATTAAAAGAAGCACTGGATTTTATAAAAAATCAAGAGCAAATTATTAAACTGGGTATAAGACCCATTAAAGGTATTTTACTCACCGGACCGCCAGGTACCGGAAAAACACTTCTGGCCAAAGCTGCCGCAGGATACACCGACTCGGTTTTTATTGCCTGCAGCGGTTCTGAATTTATTGAAATGTACGCCGGTGTTGGCGCCCAGCGGGTGCGCCAGCTTTTTCAATCGGCCCGTGATACCGGGCAAAAACAAAAAAAGGACAGCGCTTTGATATTTATTGATGAAATAGATATCCTGGGCGGTAAAAGGGGGCAAAATACCAGCCATCATGAATATGACCAAACGCTCAACCAACTGCTTGTTGAGATGGACGGCCTCAAAGTAAACGATAAGGTACGTATACTGGTGGTAGCGGCCACCAACCGGGTGGACATGCTGGATCCGGCGCTATTGCGCCCGGGACGGTTTGACCGCCAGGTAAAAGTGGACCTGCCTGATAAACAGGGACGACTGGAGATATTAAAACTGCATTGCCGCAATAAACCCCTGGCTAATGATATTGACCTGGAAAAAATAGCTCAAGAAACATTTGGTTTCAGCGGGGCACACTTGGAAAGCCTGGCCAATGAGGGAGCTATTTTAGCCATGCGGGAAGGTTGTGTAGAAATTGAACACCGGCACCTGCACGAGGCCATTGATAAGGTAATGATGGGCGAGAAACTGGAACGTTGTCCCTCCAGGCATGAATTGGAGCGGGTAGCTGTTCACGAGGTAGGGCATGCTATCATCAGTGAGCAAAACCGCCCGGGTTCTGTATCCACCCTTACCATTACCCCTCGCGGTCAGGCGCTGGGGTATATGAGACAAGTGCCCGAAGACGACACATACCTGCACACCAGGGATTACCTGGAAGGTCAAATCCGGGTGCTGCTGGCGGGGTCGGTGGCCGAAGAAATTGTGCTGGGCAATCGCAGCACGGGTGCGGCCAATGACTTTGAGCAGGCTGTAAACACGGCCGCACAGATAATACGTTCCGGAATGTCCGAGCTTGGTGTGGTGGATCCTGATATTTTACCGCCTGATTTGCGCTACCGGGTGGTCAGCGGCATAATCAGGGAGCAGGAAAAGAAAGTTAAGGAGTTTTTGTACCGCATGCGCGGGGCTATCAAGCAAATTGTAAATGTACTGCTGGTGGAGGAAAAGATATCCGGTGAACAATTTAGAATAATGATGAAAGGGAATAAACATTAA
- the pgsA gene encoding CDP-diacylglycerol--glycerol-3-phosphate 3-phosphatidyltransferase — protein sequence MNLPNRLTLLRILMVPVFLVVLALRLPWGDYIAAAVFVLAACTDGLDGYMARKRKQITSLGKLLDPLADKLLISAALIALVELGRLSGWVAVVIVGREFAVTGLRSLAIAEGVVIAASNLGKIKTVTQIVAIVALFLRDYPFNLIGVPFGNVAMAVAVVFTIWSGMDYFQQAGFLLRSQDK from the coding sequence ATGAACTTGCCAAATCGTTTAACATTGCTTAGGATTTTAATGGTACCTGTTTTTCTGGTGGTGCTAGCCCTGCGCCTGCCGTGGGGAGATTATATCGCTGCCGCTGTATTTGTATTGGCGGCCTGTACCGACGGTCTGGACGGTTATATGGCCCGAAAACGTAAACAAATTACCAGCTTGGGTAAATTATTGGACCCATTAGCTGATAAGTTACTTATTTCTGCTGCGCTGATTGCCCTGGTGGAACTGGGCAGGCTGTCAGGTTGGGTGGCCGTGGTGATTGTGGGACGCGAATTTGCTGTAACGGGGCTGCGTTCCCTGGCCATTGCCGAAGGGGTGGTAATTGCCGCCAGCAACCTGGGCAAAATAAAAACAGTGACCCAGATTGTTGCTATTGTGGCTTTGTTTTTGCGAGATTATCCATTTAATTTGATTGGCGTACCATTTGGCAACGTGGCAATGGCTGTGGCGGTGGTTTTTACCATTTGGTCCGGGATGGATTATTTCCAGCAGGCCGGCTTTTTATTACGATCACAGGACAAGTAG
- the rimO gene encoding 30S ribosomal protein S12 methylthiotransferase RimO codes for MSYTIGFISLGCAKNRVDSEIMLGQLRRAGYIFTGDINQAEVIIVNTCGFITAAKEESISAILEAARCKETGRCRYLLVAGCLAQRYGNELLQDLPEVDGVMGTGEVAEIVKVLNGIQAGERPLAVGAPGYIHQIPAPRVLTTPKHTAYLKIAEGCDNHCSYCIIPSIRGPYRSRTMDDVVSEAQWLCSDGVRELIVVAQETTRYGRDIYGRYVLAELLRKLSTIDQCYWIRLMYCYPDSFTEELIELLATSSKICRYIDLPLQHINNRLLRMMNRRGSKESIIKLVEKLRRFIPGVALRTTFIVGFPGETEQEFGELLDFMEQVKFERAGVFAYSPEEGTPAAALPGRISDDVVAERVERAMLLQQRISLAHNVGKVGQEVTVLVEGWDENEKMYWGRTEADAPEIDGRVYFTSRTVVREGEFVQVKVLDAAEYDLSGVRTE; via the coding sequence ATGTCTTATACCATTGGATTTATTAGTCTTGGTTGTGCAAAAAACAGGGTGGATTCGGAAATAATGCTGGGCCAATTGCGCCGGGCGGGCTATATTTTTACCGGCGATATTAATCAAGCTGAAGTAATTATTGTTAATACCTGTGGTTTTATCACCGCGGCCAAGGAAGAATCAATATCCGCCATATTGGAGGCGGCCAGGTGTAAAGAAACAGGGCGTTGCCGGTATTTGCTGGTGGCGGGTTGTTTGGCCCAGCGTTATGGAAATGAATTGTTGCAGGATTTGCCGGAAGTAGACGGCGTTATGGGCACTGGAGAGGTGGCGGAGATTGTGAAGGTACTTAATGGGATACAAGCTGGCGAAAGACCGCTGGCTGTAGGTGCTCCCGGCTATATTCATCAAATACCCGCCCCCAGGGTGCTCACTACACCAAAACATACGGCTTACTTGAAAATTGCCGAAGGGTGCGATAATCATTGCTCTTATTGCATCATTCCCTCCATCAGAGGCCCTTATCGTAGCCGTACCATGGATGATGTTGTAAGTGAAGCGCAATGGTTATGCTCAGACGGGGTCAGGGAACTAATTGTTGTAGCTCAGGAAACTACCCGTTACGGACGGGATATTTATGGCCGGTATGTTCTGGCTGAACTATTGCGGAAACTTTCAACAATCGATCAGTGTTATTGGATTAGATTGATGTATTGTTATCCTGATTCCTTTACCGAGGAGCTAATTGAATTACTGGCTACTTCTTCTAAAATATGCCGTTATATCGACTTGCCGCTACAGCATATCAATAACCGTTTGTTGCGGATGATGAACAGGCGGGGGAGCAAGGAGAGTATTATTAAACTGGTGGAAAAATTGCGCCGGTTTATTCCGGGTGTGGCCCTGCGCACCACTTTTATTGTCGGTTTTCCCGGTGAAACCGAGCAGGAGTTCGGTGAGCTGCTGGATTTCATGGAACAGGTCAAGTTTGAGCGAGCCGGCGTTTTTGCATATTCTCCCGAGGAGGGTACTCCGGCTGCAGCACTGCCGGGTCGTATCAGTGATGATGTGGTGGCGGAAAGGGTGGAACGGGCCATGCTTTTACAGCAGCGCATATCCCTTGCCCATAATGTTGGCAAAGTGGGGCAGGAAGTTACCGTGTTAGTGGAGGGTTGGGACGAAAACGAAAAAATGTATTGGGGCAGGACAGAGGCCGATGCTCCGGAAATAGACGGTAGGGTTTATTTTACATCACGGACGGTGGTCCGGGAAGGGGAATTTGTGCAGGTAAAAGTGTTGGACGCTGCAGAATATGATTTATCAGGAGTAAGAACCGAATGA
- a CDS encoding helix-turn-helix domain-containing protein translates to MSIGEELRRARELMGASLSDVENETKIRTKYLAAMENDAFDVLPGKVYVKGFLRNYARFLGLDGEALVNLYEEQFAPRSVEEKEHEMPDQLPRNNKPPGWWKGLAAGAVVLLAFITIYRVGGPVFNPPEDNITGSGQPPGISDTKGEPANDHSQAPGSNEDGTEDDATGETQGVDMVLHVTGGESWMQVVVDNENVFEGLVGPNNVKEFAGREKIWLKLGNAGVVKVRVNGKDYGFLDGPGQVVTRTFTEKDDQQTAGG, encoded by the coding sequence TTGTCCATAGGTGAAGAGTTACGCCGGGCCAGGGAATTAATGGGGGCATCGCTATCGGATGTGGAAAATGAAACAAAAATTCGTACCAAATATCTTGCTGCTATGGAAAACGATGCCTTTGATGTGTTACCAGGTAAAGTTTATGTTAAGGGATTTTTGCGCAATTACGCCCGGTTTCTGGGGTTGGACGGTGAAGCGCTGGTTAATTTGTATGAGGAACAGTTTGCACCCCGGTCGGTTGAAGAAAAGGAACATGAAATGCCTGACCAACTGCCCCGGAATAATAAACCGCCGGGCTGGTGGAAGGGTTTAGCCGCAGGTGCAGTGGTGTTATTGGCCTTTATAACGATCTACCGGGTTGGCGGGCCGGTGTTTAACCCGCCAGAGGATAATATAACTGGCAGCGGACAGCCTCCGGGAATCTCCGATACAAAGGGCGAACCGGCCAATGACCATAGCCAGGCACCGGGCTCAAATGAAGACGGTACAGAGGACGATGCAACCGGGGAAACACAAGGTGTGGACATGGTTTTACATGTTACCGGCGGAGAGAGTTGGATGCAAGTGGTGGTGGACAATGAAAATGTATTTGAGGGGTTGGTCGGTCCCAATAATGTAAAAGAATTTGCCGGGCGGGAAAAAATCTGGCTGAAATTGGGTAATGCGGGTGTAGTCAAAGTGCGGGTAAATGGTAAAGATTATGGCTTTCTTGATGGACCTGGTCAGGTGGTAACCAGGACATTTACGGAAAAAGATGACCAGCAAACAGCCGGGGGATAA
- the mnmH gene encoding tRNA 2-selenouridine(34) synthase MnmH produces the protein MYINVDIHQALYEIADVPMVDLRSPGEYAEATIPGAYNIPLLDNIERALVGTVHKNQGPGKARELAMEIVAPRLPVFIRSFQSIAPDKEVIIFCWRGGDRSHFAGSILDAMGFKVYRIVGGFKAHRRLVVAYFDREKLPLRAVVTHGLTGVGKTDLLLALKDMGYPVLDLEGLARHRGSVFGKIGQPPSPKQKMFEALIERELRGAEKTGIFLVECESKRLGSLYVPDAVLNNMQEGHRILLYAPVNVRVQRIIKDYAVGGPGNLVALQGAIARLTKYLGKNNVARLNQELAAGNAEEVISYLLHRYYDPLYKYPDQPSDAYDLSINTENMSQAIKKVSDFINGLPEYTTPRG, from the coding sequence ATGTATATAAACGTAGATATACATCAAGCTTTATATGAAATAGCGGATGTGCCCATGGTCGATTTGCGTTCACCCGGGGAGTATGCTGAAGCCACAATACCCGGTGCTTATAATATACCTTTGTTGGATAACATTGAGCGGGCGCTGGTGGGCACGGTGCATAAAAATCAAGGACCCGGTAAGGCCAGGGAATTGGCCATGGAAATTGTGGCCCCGCGGCTACCTGTTTTTATAAGATCATTTCAAAGCATAGCCCCTGATAAAGAAGTAATTATTTTTTGTTGGCGCGGCGGCGACCGCAGTCATTTTGCCGGAAGTATTTTAGATGCCATGGGATTTAAGGTTTACCGGATAGTGGGGGGATTCAAAGCCCACCGCCGGCTGGTTGTGGCATATTTTGACCGGGAAAAATTACCTTTACGGGCAGTGGTGACCCATGGCTTAACCGGGGTAGGGAAAACCGATTTATTACTGGCATTGAAAGATATGGGGTATCCTGTGCTTGATCTGGAGGGACTGGCCAGGCACAGGGGGTCTGTATTTGGTAAAATTGGACAACCCCCATCACCCAAACAAAAGATGTTTGAGGCATTAATAGAGAGGGAATTGCGGGGGGCTGAGAAAACCGGTATATTTTTAGTTGAGTGTGAGAGTAAAAGACTGGGCAGTTTATATGTTCCGGATGCGGTGCTCAATAACATGCAAGAGGGGCATAGGATATTGTTGTATGCCCCGGTTAATGTGCGGGTGCAGCGGATAATTAAGGATTATGCAGTGGGCGGGCCCGGTAATTTGGTGGCTTTGCAGGGGGCCATAGCCCGGTTGACAAAGTATCTGGGGAAAAATAATGTTGCCCGGCTCAACCAGGAACTGGCAGCGGGCAATGCGGAAGAAGTAATAAGTTATTTGTTACACAGGTATTACGATCCATTATATAAATATCCTGATCAACCAAGTGATGCCTATGACTTATCGATAAATACCGAAAATATGTCACAGGCGATAAAAAAGGTTAGTGATTTCATTAATGGTTTGCCGGAATATACCACTCCAAGGGGGTGA
- a CDS encoding FtsK/SpoIIIE family DNA translocase, producing the protein MPDELKYEVIGVTLLAMAILVLVSIVNPGVGLAGSFINNSLMHLAGEGRFLFPALLAVAGYKMLCRKKKKIKKTVNFYGALIMAVVALTILHLPIPVDYIIKAGWQGDGGGFIGGVTYFILIKSFGKPGVYIILATMFIVGLLLSTNQPLVELFKSITRKMENGVKKTVHIVDDFLFTKDNEAEELPEDYPVIVDRCNDGGVVASDADCDDCQCDAQHKNQIDYTVETPGPEEKKCNVIYYRPVKQPGDNKMMEAASKTGKIISPEQTESKKSYHLPPVSLLAKSVRGKANRDNRDINENIKVLEETLGSFGIKARVIQVFRGPAITRYEIQPPPGVKVSRIVGLSDDIALSMAASHVRIEAPVPGKAVVGIEVPNREIATVLLRELVESMEYQKSSSQLTIALGKDITGKPVLDDLARMPHLLIAGATGAGKSVCLNTMIAGFLFKSTPEQVKFMIIDPKMVELAAFNGIPHLVSPVVTDPKKAATSLRWAVKEMEYRYDLFAGYGVRDIARYNKLMRQQNKPLLPLLVIIIDELADLMMVAPADVEDAICRLAQMARAAGIHLVVATQRPSVDIITGLIKANIPSRISFAVSSQIDSRTILDMGGAEKLLGRGDMLYYPIGAGKPIRVQGAYISDRELELLVRHWKQQAEPEYDDKVTGEVFQSGDVQEISDDMLPLAVKVFVETGHASISLLQRRLHIGYARAARLMDMMEKKGYVGGYEGSKPRAVLITKDEYNSYFYDVSGSQAGNDK; encoded by the coding sequence ATGCCGGATGAGTTAAAATATGAGGTTATTGGGGTCACTTTGTTGGCCATGGCTATTCTGGTATTGGTCAGTATAGTTAATCCCGGTGTTGGATTGGCGGGGAGTTTTATAAACAATTCATTAATGCATCTCGCGGGAGAGGGAAGGTTTTTATTTCCCGCTTTACTGGCAGTGGCCGGTTATAAAATGTTATGCCGAAAAAAGAAAAAAATTAAAAAAACGGTTAATTTTTACGGTGCGTTAATAATGGCGGTGGTGGCTTTAACTATCCTGCACTTGCCCATCCCGGTGGATTATATCATTAAGGCCGGGTGGCAAGGGGATGGTGGTGGCTTTATCGGCGGGGTTACTTATTTTATTTTGATTAAGTCCTTTGGCAAGCCCGGTGTATATATTATACTGGCCACTATGTTTATTGTGGGTTTGCTGTTATCCACCAACCAACCTTTGGTGGAATTATTTAAAAGCATAACCCGCAAGATGGAAAACGGTGTAAAAAAAACGGTACACATAGTGGATGACTTTCTTTTTACAAAGGATAATGAAGCTGAAGAGTTGCCGGAGGATTACCCCGTGATTGTTGACCGGTGTAATGACGGGGGGGTTGTTGCTTCCGACGCGGATTGTGATGATTGTCAATGCGATGCACAGCATAAGAACCAAATTGACTATACAGTTGAAACCCCTGGACCAGAAGAGAAAAAGTGCAATGTAATTTACTACCGTCCGGTAAAGCAGCCTGGTGATAATAAAATGATGGAAGCTGCCTCAAAAACAGGTAAAATAATATCGCCTGAGCAGACGGAATCCAAAAAAAGTTATCACCTGCCCCCTGTATCCCTATTGGCCAAGTCTGTCCGGGGTAAAGCAAACAGGGATAATCGAGATATTAACGAGAATATTAAAGTACTTGAGGAGACACTGGGTAGTTTCGGTATAAAGGCCAGAGTTATACAGGTATTCAGGGGACCCGCCATTACCAGATATGAGATTCAGCCCCCTCCTGGAGTTAAAGTTAGCCGAATTGTCGGTTTATCCGATGATATTGCTTTAAGTATGGCCGCCTCCCATGTACGCATAGAAGCACCGGTACCGGGCAAAGCTGTGGTGGGCATTGAAGTGCCAAACCGTGAAATTGCTACAGTTCTACTGCGCGAGCTGGTGGAATCGATGGAGTATCAAAAATCTTCATCACAGCTTACCATAGCTTTGGGAAAGGATATAACCGGCAAACCTGTTTTGGACGATCTTGCCCGTATGCCACATCTGCTGATTGCCGGGGCTACCGGAGCAGGAAAAAGCGTTTGTTTAAACACAATGATTGCCGGGTTTTTGTTTAAATCAACCCCCGAACAGGTGAAATTCATGATTATTGATCCCAAGATGGTAGAATTGGCGGCATTTAACGGTATTCCCCATTTGGTGTCCCCGGTGGTTACCGATCCTAAAAAAGCAGCCACATCATTGCGCTGGGCGGTAAAGGAAATGGAATATCGTTATGATTTATTTGCCGGTTACGGAGTGCGCGATATCGCCCGTTACAATAAGTTAATGCGGCAGCAAAATAAACCACTGTTGCCGCTGTTGGTGATAATTATTGACGAACTGGCGGATTTAATGATGGTGGCTCCCGCAGATGTGGAAGACGCCATATGCCGATTGGCCCAGATGGCCAGGGCGGCGGGTATTCATCTGGTGGTGGCAACCCAGCGTCCATCGGTGGATATTATTACCGGGCTGATTAAAGCCAACATACCATCACGAATCAGCTTTGCTGTTTCGTCCCAGATTGATTCCAGAACTATTTTGGATATGGGTGGGGCGGAAAAACTACTGGGTAGGGGTGATATGCTTTATTATCCCATAGGAGCGGGTAAACCTATCAGAGTTCAGGGAGCCTATATATCGGACCGGGAATTGGAACTTTTAGTGCGTCACTGGAAACAACAAGCGGAACCGGAGTATGATGACAAAGTTACCGGTGAGGTTTTTCAGTCCGGTGATGTACAGGAAATTTCAGATGATATGCTGCCGCTGGCGGTAAAGGTTTTTGTGGAAACCGGCCATGCCTCCATATCGTTACTGCAGCGCCGTTTGCATATCGGCTATGCCCGGGCCGCCAGGTTGATGGATATGATGGAGAAAAAAGGTTATGTGGGAGGATATGAAGGGAGCAAGCCCCGGGCGGTATTGATTACAAAGGATGAATATAATAGTTATTTTTATGATGTATCGGGTTCCCAGGCGGGGAATGATAAATGA
- a CDS encoding YlzJ-like family protein, with the protein MILYTPMQLELVLAGLEQMTHCSERKTTVNGVPALVRNVGGKEELVRLLSTDPMDYLSADLYPGARVKPSS; encoded by the coding sequence ATGATTCTCTATACGCCGATGCAATTGGAGCTTGTTTTGGCCGGGCTGGAACAAATGACTCATTGTTCAGAGCGAAAAACTACCGTTAACGGGGTACCTGCGCTGGTACGTAACGTGGGAGGCAAGGAGGAATTGGTTCGGCTCTTAAGTACCGATCCCATGGACTATTTAAGTGCGGACCTGTACCCGGGAGCCCGGGTAAAGCCCAGCAGCTAA
- a CDS encoding ClpP family protease, producing the protein MSYYQSFDEVPGIFPYHPPAQPGPETNPQNPENPDEEPNHDKTRVVGKSKNSMETVKEMGVTQVPEVKSNIHCLTIVGQIEGHLVLPPQNKTTKYEHMIPQLVALEQSPDVEGILVVLNTVGGDVEAGLAIAEMLSGLSKPTVSVVLGGGHSIGVPIAVAADYSFIAETASMTIHPIRLNGLVIGVPQTYEYLDKMQDRVVRFVTAHSGISQEKFRELMFRTGELARDIGTVLIGQEAVECGLINEVGGIHRAMDKLKRLVEEWKSGKEVLLQ; encoded by the coding sequence ATGTCTTATTACCAATCTTTTGATGAAGTACCCGGTATATTTCCTTATCATCCACCGGCCCAGCCCGGCCCTGAAACCAACCCGCAAAATCCCGAGAACCCCGATGAAGAGCCGAACCACGATAAGACCAGGGTGGTTGGCAAAAGCAAAAACAGCATGGAAACAGTTAAAGAGATGGGTGTCACTCAGGTGCCTGAAGTAAAGAGTAATATCCATTGTTTAACTATTGTTGGACAAATAGAAGGCCATTTGGTACTACCGCCCCAGAATAAAACTACAAAATATGAGCATATGATACCTCAGTTGGTGGCTCTGGAACAAAGCCCGGATGTGGAAGGTATACTGGTGGTGCTAAATACCGTAGGCGGTGATGTAGAAGCAGGTCTGGCCATTGCCGAGATGTTATCGGGTTTATCCAAACCTACCGTATCTGTAGTGCTGGGTGGAGGGCACAGCATAGGCGTGCCCATAGCTGTGGCGGCGGATTATTCTTTTATTGCTGAAACCGCCAGCATGACCATCCATCCCATTCGCTTGAACGGATTGGTTATAGGTGTTCCCCAAACCTATGAATACCTGGATAAAATGCAGGACCGGGTAGTGCGTTTTGTTACTGCACACTCCGGTATTAGCCAGGAGAAGTTTAGAGAACTGATGTTTCGTACCGGGGAATTGGCCAGGGACATCGGCACAGTCCTGATCGGTCAGGAGGCGGTGGAATGCGGGTTGATTAATGAGGTGGGCGGTATACACCGGGCTATGGATAAGTTAAAAAGATTGGTTGAGGAATGGAAGTCGGGAAAAGAGGTGCTCCTGCAATGA